The Clostridiales bacterium region TAGAACTTCCACAAGATTCAAGAATAGCTTTAATATTATTCATGGATTGCCTTGTCATAGCCTTTATATCACTCTCCACAAGTTCCCCTGTTAATGGATTAATAGGGAGTTGACCAGACACAAATATAAAACCATTAATCTCTGTTGCCTGAGAATAAGGCCCTATTGCTAATGGTGCATTTTTAGTGTTTATTATATTCATTTTTATTACCCTCCTTAAAAAAACACTGTTAACTAT contains the following coding sequences:
- a CDS encoding RidA family protein, which produces MNIINTKNAPLAIGPYSQATEINGFIFVSGQLPINPLTGELVESDIKAMTRQSMNNIKAILESCGSSMDKILKTTVLVKDLSKFPEINEAYGEFFKNDVPARACFEVSSLPKGAMVEIEAIAHK